The Candidatus Bathyarchaeota archaeon genomic interval TTTCACAAACACCACTTCGTCGCCGATTTTCATCTCTGTGGCTACGGCTTTTTTGACTTCCAACCGCTGCGGAGTTTTCTCTTTTGGACCCTGAATGATAGTGAAGCCTACTTCTTTCCGTTTGAGAAGCGGATTATCTTTGGTTGATTCTATTTTGATTTGCATTAATGTTCACTTGAGGCGTAAGTTCATACAATAATCTTCTTATTTAGCTTTTCGCGGGTTTCATGCCTTTTAGTAACCCTTCTACCTGAGCTTTCTTTTCAAACGATGCCCTAACCACCACTACGCCAACATGCGGCTGCCCATAAACTACAAACGCGTTTTGAGGAGCATACAAAACAGCAACAAGCGTCAGGAGGTCTTCTTCGCCATCCACCACAATGTGCGTGTGGTCACCCTTGGTGAGAGTTTCTTGGATGGCTTCTATGGCTTCCTCTGTAATGGTTCCCTGTGGATTCTTCACGTTAACGGTTCTCTCCCCGTGGGGCTCTAACGGCAAAGGTTTTTTGCTCCGCAAAGAAATATGATCAATAACCGTTAGCTGCGGATGCATCCCGTAGGTGTGGAGGTTTTTTGAAACAACATCCCCGACGGATATGACCATCGGTGGCTTTTCTTTGTTGATTTGCTCTTTTAGTTTAGCCATTGTTTGGTCGGGGGTGCCTTCAATTAGGCTGCCGAAGGGTTCCTTAAGGAAAATGCGTAACTGAGGGGTAAGCGTGTAAACTATATTCATGGCTGGAGCCTGACAAAAGATGAAGGGTTATCTAAGATAAGAAACTGCCGCAGAAAACCCAAAAGGTTTAGCGGACTTTGAGTGCGTATCGGCCCTTTTCTTTGATGCCCATGGCTTTAGCGACGGCGGAGTGTTCAGGGTCAAACATAACCACTAAACCACTGTAGTCTTCGCTAAAACTTGTTGACCGACATTTGGGGCAAACATTTTCTTTTGTTATAAAATGACAATTAGTGCATGCTTTTTCGCTCACAGTTTTTACCCCTATTCTGCTCCTGTTTCAGGCTTCTTTTCGCCAGCTGCATCTTTAGCTTGATCCATCCTGAGCCACTCGAGTTTGCCCAAGAAGGGTTGTCTTGCGGTGACGCCGATTTTGCCGCTGCTGCCTGCCCGACCCAAAGAGACGGCGGTTATGCGAACGCGCACTTGGTCGCCTGTGGTGAGTTTACGTTTAGTTTCTTTGCCTAACAGGACGCCTTGTTTTTCGTCATAGCTGATGTAGTCATCCATAAGTTGTGATACGTGAAGTAAGGCATCGACGGGTCCGATGCGGACGAATGCGCCGAAATCTGCGATTTCAACTACGTCGCCTTCGACGACTTCTTGGATTATTGGATAGAATGTTAATAGTGAAAAGGTAACTTTGTGGTAGGTTGCGCCGTCACCGGGGATGATTTTTCCGATAGGGCTAACCTCTATTCCTGTAACTGCAATAACATAGCCCAATTCCTCATCCACGACGCCCTCGTATTTCTGTTTAACTTGTTCGCGGCCCACTTTCTCGAGTGGGTTACCGAAGGTCTCGGGTGGGATGCGGATAGTATCTTGAAGAGTAATCAGTTTGAACATCTACGATATCAACCCGTCTATGTCAAGACGCGATTTTTGTCTCACATAAATCACTGGCACACTTATATCTCTTAGCCTCTTCTTTAAGATTCTATCGTTTGTGAAAACCGGTGAATTCCATTTTTTTGCCACTCGAACAATAACATCATCCGTAGCTTCCTTACAATCTTCAACCGGGACGAGTTGACATTTCTCTGCAAACCGCAACGCTAAACCTGCTTCTCTTTGCAGTTTTGGTTCTTCTTTTTGGGTGAGCAACTCCAATTCATGTTTAACTGGAGAGAGCAAAACATACTCCACATTTCGGTTAAGCAATTGTTTGAGCTCCTCAAAGATGTCTATTTTGAATTTTAAGGGCACAAAGAAGGCGTTTGAGTCTAAAATCACTTTTAGTGGCGTTTTTTTAGTGGTTGAAGCCGACACTTGACAGGGCTCCTGACTTCTTAACGTACTTTGAGGGCTTAAACGTTTCCCTAAGACCACGACGATAAGTGCTGCCCTGATTTAGTATTACTTTAAATATCTTGAATCTATGAATTCAGCCAATGGTGAGTACAGTGCTTCGCGAGAAATCCTGTGGCGCAGTTGTTTACCTTAAAAAGGCTGATGAAACAACAAAGTATCTTTTGCTAAATTACGCCGCGGGGCACTGGGACTTCGTTAAAGGCAACGTAGAAGTCAACGAATCGGAAAAGCAAACCGTCACCCGTGAACTCCGAGAAGAAACCGCCATAACCGAGGCCCAATTTGTTGAGGGCTTCCGAGAATCCATAGCCTATTTTTATCGGCGCCAAGGTTTAACTGTGCATAAAGAAGTTGTCTTTTTTATTATGGAATCTCAAACTGGAGATGTTACCATTAGCTTTGAGCATGTGGGCTTTGTCTGGCTTGATTATCAGCAGGCTCTACAGAAATTAACTTTTAAAAATGCAAAAGTTGTGCTGATTAGAGCACATGAATTCCTAAAAAACAAGGGAATAATAAAAGAATAACCGCTACTTTACCAAGCCGTATCCGATAAGGCGCCAGCGGGCAGTTATTTTTCTGCTTATTGCTACTCTGGAGTCTGGTAGGGCACAGATTGGTCGGGTTAGTTTCACTTTTATGATGTTTTGTTTGATAGAGATGACTTTGCCTATGTTGACGGCTGCGCCTATGTGGAGTAGTAATGCTTCGTCTGGGTTGATTTTTTCGACTTTGAGGAGTTCTTTTGTGCCTACAGCGCGTTCTAAAACATGAGTTTCCAATGTGAGTTCTGTTGTTGTGGGTGGTAGCATGCCTGTTTTGCCTGCGATGCTGCCTGTTAAGCCGTCTGCTTTGGAGTAGGATGGGTCTAGAAGAGTTCCGATGCCGACTAATCCGCCGCTGGTGGCTTCTTTGACGTCTTGTTGTCCTGCTTGGAGGCTGACGATTTCGCTGATTAGTGGGTCATAGACTACTTTGCCTTCACGTTCTGCCATGATGCCTGGGCGGATTTCGATTTCTTCGCCTACTTCAAATTTGCCTTGTGCAATTGTGCCGCCTAAGATGCCGCCTTCTAAGTCTTCGATGCTTGTTCCTGGTTTGTTAACATCAAAGGAGCGGATGATGTACATTAGGGGCTGTTTGGTGGGGTCATGTTTGGGCGTAGGGATGATAGTCTCTATGGCGTCTAGAAGCACGTCGATGTTTATTCCTCGTTGGGCTGAAACAGGAATGATGGGTGCGTTTTCAGCGACCGTGCCTTTTACGAACGCTTTGATTTCTTTGTAGCTTTCCAATGCCCTTTTTTCGTCGACGATGTCGATTTTGTTTTGTACGATAATCATGTTTTTTATGCCGCTGACTTCTGCCGCTGCGAGGTGTTCGCGCGTTTGGGGTTGAGGGCAGGGTTCATCTGCGGCTATAACGAGGATTGCGCCGTCCATGATTGCTGCGCCTGAAAGCATTGTAGCCATCAACGCTTCGTGTCCGGGTGCGTCAACAAAGCTTATAGCGCGGACAAATTCTGCGGGTGAGTTGCAGTTATCACAGACAGGTTTGTTGGTGTAGTTTTTTGGCTGTGGGCATTTGGGGCATTTGAAAATTGGCATGTCCGCGTAGCCGAGTTTGATTGTGATGCCTCGTTTGAGTTCTTCGCTGTGCCTAGACGCCCAAGTTCCAGTTAAAGCTTGTACAAGGGTTGTTTTTCCGTGGTCAACATGACCGATGGTTCCAATGTTGACTTCGGGCTGTTTCGGCAGAGCTTTTGGTGCGTTACTCATAATTTTCTTCTTCTTTTCAGTAAATACGAGTTAGTAAAGGATGAATTAAGGATGGGAGTTTATAAGGTTTAACTCTTAAACTTGGCAGGAATTATTGCGACTTTGCCGATTCGATGGGTTTCGCGCCTGCTGGGCGTTCGACGATTTTCATGTTTATCTGCACGATTTCGTCGGTGATTGTGTCGCCTCGGACGGTTTTGCGTCTTCGTTCGCCTTTTCTGTGGGGGTTAAATCCTGCTCCGCCGCTTAAAACCACAGCTCTGCGTACACCGCCATGAACGTTTCCTCTCATGGGGACGCCGTCTTTGTCGGAGCCACCTAAAATCTGCACTTTGTGTGCTGGTAAATCGACCACTGCGCCGTCTAAGGTTTCGTTTAGTTTTCTGCCTATGAACGGGGTTGCGCGTGCTTCTTCGAGTTCAACTACTTTGGATGTTCCTGCTTGTGGGTCGGAAACTATGACTTTGAATTTTGCCATTTACTGATTAACTCTCCAGCGGAGATATGAAGTTGGAGGGTCTCTCTATTAAGTATTTATCCCGTTGAGGCTACAATTTATTTGAAACTGCCTTCCAGAAGCGTGATTTTAAGTCAAACGAAAACTTCAAGATAGTTATCATTTTGCAGGAGGTACTTTCTTTTTAGTGGTTGATAAATCCGCAGGGGGCTGATGGGTGTTTCTGTGCTTTTGGTTCAAACTTATCTAATCAAATTCAATGTTATCTTGCGTGGCAGAGACCTAATTTCTGTAAACTAATAATTGAGTGGGTAAATGTTTTAATCTGACCTCCGAGTGCTCTCTGAGCTATGTGGCGGCTAGGGTTCTTCTTTCACGACATGGCCTTTGGTTTACTAACAGTCTTCATACCGCTATATGTGGTGACTTTCCAAAATACCAGCCTGCTAGGCGGACCCCTCCTAGCTTTAGGTGTAATGACCTCGATAGCCATTTTCTGTTCGATTCCCGCATCGTTTATTTGGGGTTACCTTTGCGATAAAACGCGCCACTACAAAGCCTTCATTCTGCTGTCTTTCCTTTCAATAGCAATAATTCTTTTCCTGATGACTTTGCCCTTTGCTCAGAACCTAATCGTATTTGTTGTCCTCTATGTTATGATGCAAATGCTCCATGTAGCCCATGAGTCTCCAAAAAATGTGCTTGTCACAGAAAACTATAGTCGTAGCGACTGGGAACGCGCCTTTGGCTTCTATGAGGGCCTTACCGAAATCGGCTTCATCATAGGCTTAGCTATCGGCATGTTCATGTTCGCTTCAAGCGTTGCTTTCTCTGTTTTAGCCAACTACGCCCTCTATATCTGCAGCGGTTTAAGTGTAGTTTCCTTGGTGTTGGCTGTGGCTTTGATTGCCGATCCACTGATGATTTTTGAAAGACGCCTCGTCGGTATTGAAAGAAAAATCGACTTTACCTGCCGCGGCGTTGAATGCTCAAGTAGAATGATGGATGGATTGCGTTGGGATGGATCCCTAAAACAGGACAGCTTTGTTGGATTTGCTGTTGCGATAGTTCTGTTTTCCCTTGCTTCTAGCCTGTTCTTCACTCCTTTACCTATTTACCTCAAAGGATTATTCGGCGGGCAAGCTCAATATGTGTATTTAGCCTACATCCTGAATTCTGTTGGCGCAACGGTTGGTTACTTCCTTATTCGCAGACAGGCAAGATCTATTAACATAAGAAAGCAGATGCCCCGCTTTATCCTCCTTCGTAGCCTTTTAGTTTTTGCTCTTGTCGGCGTAGTTTCTTTCGCTATTGCGCCAACTACCTTAACGTGTGTTTTGCTAGTCGGTTTAGGCTTCGTATACGCTATGTACTATATCATGATGCTTGCCCTTTCGATGGAAATTATTCCTGAAGGAAAAGCTGGTCTCTTTGATGGAATGGTCGGTTTAGGTAGCGCAGTAGGCGCGTTTTTAGGACCTTTCCTTGCTTACAGCTTTACCTATCTTCCAAACCAATTCGTTTATGTTCCAATCTTCATAATTACTGCTGTTCTCTTTTTAGTCGCGTTCCTCGTGATAAAAATCTGTAGATAACGCAAAAAAAGAAGTTTGGAGCTTTTTTGCTCCCTTTAGTTTATTCGGTGTGGACTCTGTAGAGGTCGATGTCTTCACGCATGCTGGGCGTGAGCTCAAGGAAGTCGCGTACTGACCGCTCGACATCTTTGGATTGTGTCACGTATCTGCCGACGATTAGGATGTCTGCTCCTTGCTCGAGGGCTTCTTTGGCTGTTTCAGGGACGATGCCGCCTGCAACTGCGATGAGGAGTTTCTTGTTGGGGAAGGCTTTGCGAATCATCTGGATGCGTTCAAGTCCGCAGCTTCTGCCAGTTTCTTGGTCAATTCCGCGGTGTAAGATGACGATGTCTGGCAACTCTTTGAGCGATTTTAGTTTAGCTAAAACATCTTCAACGTTAAGCATGTCGATGACCGGGTAGATGCCTAAGCGTTTGGCTTCTTGGACGGTTGCATCCAGCGTTTCGGGGGGCGCTAAACCCGCTGCGACAACGGCGTCTGCGGTATCTTCGTAGGCGATGTCAGCTTCCACTTTGCCTACGTCGAGGGTTTTGAGGTCTGCGATTATAAATTTGTCTTTGGCTACTTGTCTAAGTTCGCTAATTACTCGTGTGCCGTAGCGTTTGATGAGTGGTGTTCCGACTTCAATGATGATGCGGTCGCTGCCCGGCAGTTGCTCTATGACCTTCTTTGCTCCTTCAAGTGAGGGTGCATCCAGTGCAATCTGGAGGTAGGGTGGTCTCCATAATCTTGGAACTTTAAAGCCCATGATGGGGTGCTTGGCGCGGTCTTTATCGTAAATGATTTTGTCCAAGGAGGGGTACTGATTGAGCGCACGTTGAAGCGCCATTTTGGTTGCGCCATAGTTATATTGGTAGATTTTGCGGTAATCGGTTGCTTGAGGGTGAATAAATACGCTGCATACGATAACCCATTCGTCAAGTTTGTCAACTGGAATGACGCCTTCCTCGGCGGAGTCAGCGATGGCTTTTGCAACTGCAGCTTGAGCAGGACCAAATATTTTGCCCGTGTCTTCCATGTTTTTGATGGTGACTTTGGGGACGATGAGCGTGTGGGGTTTAGGCGGTAGGTTTGGTCTGATGACTGCAAGTAATGGCGTGTGACCTGCGGATAGGCTGGTCATGCCATTTGCGAATGCTTGACCTATGGGGCCATTTTTGTCGCCTATCATAAGGTCAATGTGCGCAACTTCGTTTCCTTCTCCAACCAGTGATTCACCGATGAAGAATGCTGGTTCACTGTTAACGGGCGCGGCGTCATCGATTGTCGGCATATTATCGATGATTTCTTTGAAATCGACATTATACTCTTTTAGCCAAGAATAAAGTGTGTCTCTGTGAATATCCATCTTTTTTGCTGTTCCAATAACTGTCGGTTTTGTTGGTTTGCCTTTCGAACAAACCTCTTTTTTTGCGGCTTCTGTTAAAATTTTTATGAATTCTTCTTTGTTTTGTGGCTTTCTAAAATCCGTTCCCGACATTAACTATTAACCTCGGTGTTTTTGGTTAACTTACCCCGATATTTAAGACTCTCGGATAAGGTCCAAAAGATGTTTAGGCGGTTTGAGACGCCTCCCTTTTTCCTGTTTATGATTTGCTGAAGTTTTGCAGCGTTTTTATCCTCTAAATCTTTATATTTCAAGCCTCGCATTGAATGCCTAACTCGTGGGGAACAGTTATGTCAAGGATTGACTGGATCTTAGCCGCCATATTTGCAGTCGGTTTCCTGCTTTTCCTCTACGGCGCCAACGTCTACAACGCAATGGTGGGCTACGCCGGCGTCTACATGTTCATCGGCTCAATTGCCGCCTACATCCTGATTTATCTCTATAAAGAACTCACCAAGACACCCGCCGCCGCTCAAAACCCATAAAGCAAACTGTACTTCTGGGTTAAGTATTGCAGAAACGGCTTGGCATCCAAGTTGTTTCCTGTCGCCAGCTTGATTAGTTCTTGAGGGTCATAGAGGTCGCTTCTGAGGTGAATGTTTTCTTTTAGCCAATCGTTAACGGGCCCAAGGTTGCCTTCTGCGAGTTGGTTTTGCCAGTTAGGGCAGTCTTTGTTGATTTGAGCCCTTATTTGGCCCCCATAAATGTTACCTAACGCGTAACTGGGGAAGTACCCATACAAGCCGCTTGCCCAATGTGTATCCTGCATAACCCCCTCCGCATCATCCTCAACCTTGGCGCCCAAGTACTCGGCGTATTTCTCTTTCCAAACCTGCGGTAACTCATCCACCGTGATTTTGCCCGCGAAGAGGTCACGTTCCAACTCGAAGCGGATAATTATGTGGAGACTGTAGGTGACTTCGTCGGCTTCAATGCGGATTTTAGAACGTTCCACCCTGTTAATGGCCTCAACAAAGGGGTCTAACTCTAATCTGGCGAGGCTTGGCGCGGCTTTTTTGAGTTTAGGCAGAAAAGCCATCCAGAACTCTTTGGAGCGTCCAATCATGTTTTCGTAGAATCGCGATTGGGATTCATGGATGCCATACGAGCAGGTGGAGCCGACGGGTTGATACTCCCATTCTGGGTTTAGATGCTGCTCATATAGGGCGTGTCCGCTTTCGTGAAGTACTGAAAAGATTGAGCTAGCAAAGTTGTCTGGGTAGTAATGGGTGGTTATGCGCACGTCACTGTAGTAGCCTGTGGTGAAGGGATGCTCTGTCTCATCAACTCTTCCCGCCGCGTCAGCTGAGGCGGTGTCATAGCCAAGCGTCTGCGTTATAAGTTGAGTAATTCTGCGCTGCTCTTCAACGGGCACATGCTGACTTAGTATTTTTGAAGGCTGAGTTTGATAGGCTTCAATTTTGGCGATTAAAGGCTTCAAACCAGCCAGCAACTCCCTAAACGTAGCCGTTATGTTTTCGGTTGACATGTTAGGTTCAAAATTATCAATCAAAGCGTCATATGGCGTTTTGGCGCCTTTAACCTTCATTAGAATTTCTGCCGCTTCTTGGCTGAGTTCGAAAAGTTTTTGGAGGTCCGCTTTGTAGAGGTTGAAGTCTTTTTTTGCTTTTGCCTTTTTCCAGTTGTTCACAGTTACAGCTTCTTGCATGGCAAGGTCGGAAACCAGTTTTTCAGGTAGCGCGGTTTGTTCTTTGTAGGTTTTGTTGATAAGGTAGAGGTTACGTTTCTGGGTTTGTCCCATTGCTTTGTATTGGCTGCTGGTTTGGATGGCGTCTAAGAGTTTCCCGATTTGGGGGTCAGTGGCTAATTGGTGGTGGATGCGGCTAAGCAGGGCAAGCTGTTGGCTGCGTTGCTCGACCGCTTTGGGTGGCATCATGGTTTCCATATCCCAGTGTATGATGCCTTCCGCTGTGGAAAGGACCGTGGCGTCTTTGGTTTTTGCTAAAAGTTCCTTGTAAGCTGATTCTGTGTTGTTCAAGACTTTTTCTCCCCTTTTCCTATAAGCTGCGGTTTTATTTACTGTTACTCCTAAAAAGCAATCGTTACTTTTTGGTTCTTTTTAGCCCTAACTTGCCTCTTATTTAAGCAGGGGATGGATGAAGTAATCATAGGCTTGAAAAAGCTTTTATTTGTAAACTACTGCCATTTTATTGAGGATATTCTTAAAATGAGTAATTTAGAATCCAATAAAACAATGGCTATGATCGGTTCGATACTACTGATTATCGGTGGAATTCCCTTTGTTCCTTATCTTGGCGTATTGAGCCTCGTCGGCGTAATCCTGCTGCTCATGGCATTCAAAGGCTTCTCGCAGAGTTATCAAGACCCAGCAATGTATAGCAATGCTCTCAGAGGTTTCATTTACTACATAATTGCTGCAATTGTGTTAGCTGTCTCCGTTGCCTTATTATGGGCCAGTATTGCTAGCTTCGCAACAATATTCCTTATAGGGCTTGGACTCATTGGTATCGTAGGTTTCTTTGTAGCTCTGGTGGTCGCTTTCATATTCTACGTCATGGCTGCCAAACGACTAAGAACATCACTTAATGCGCTATCTCAAAAAACTGGCGAAAAATCCTTTGAAACCGCTGGTACACTCCTGTATTGGGGTGCCATCTTAACGATAATCTTGATAGGCGGCATCTTGATCTTCATCGCTTGGATCTTTGCAACCATCGGCTTCTTCTCCATGAAAACCACTGGACAACAGCAACAATATAGCCAACAACCATACGGCTACACACCCCCTCCCCCTCCGCCACCCCCAACAGAACAACCAGCATCTGCCGCACGGTTCTGTTCCAACTGTGGAGCATCCATTCAGTCTGGCGTAACCTTCTGCCCTAGCTGTGGCAAACAACAATCCCCATAGCCCTTCTTCTTCTTTTTTCCTTTTTATGTTGCCTCCTTCTGAAGCCACATATGTTTAGATGTCAGTAGGCACGTTTCTTCTTTGAAGGTTTTCTCTATGGAAAAGAATGCCTCGTTACCCAATCGCTCTGTTTATCCCAAAGCTCCGCCGGTGCCTGAAGAACCAACTGATACTGTACCACACGGAGAACTCGTGTGTGAGATATGCGGCAAAGTCTTCAAAACTCACAGCCAGCTTGATCGCCACCTAGAAAACATGCATGGTACGCCCGAAAAAACCCATACTGCCCCTCACCTCTAAACCTGCCGAGTTACCTCTAACCTTGGGTACATCTCAATGATAGTACCGGTTGACGATTAGTTTTCGTTCTGATGATGAACTGATCGGATGATGGAGCGGAACTTTTGCAACGATTCTGGCTTATCCAACAACCTGTCAAGTGTAATGGGGATAGCTGCCTGAGCGCCGTATTCAATCTTGAGGCGGTCTGTCGGCGCGAGCTTAAGGTTCATCTGGCCAAGAATATCTCTGTATGCAACTCCTGCTTCCTCAATGGCAGCCTCTAAAAGTGCGATGGTGTCTTTGAATACTTGCGCTTTAGCCTCAGCGGAATAAGTCAAGCCAAGTATGCTGAAGAGCTTCTCGACTTCAGGCTCGCCTACGCCAAGGATTTGCTTTGTTGCTTGTTTTTTGGGTGGAACAGGGCCTCTAACAGGCAAATCCTCCGTACTAAGAGCCACTAAGTAAGAGGAGGTTGTTACTTCATAGAATTTTTCAGTCAAGTTGTTGTTAACAACTTTGGTGCTTGCTAACTTGATGAAGCCTGCTGCTTCAAGTTTTTTGATGTGATATAGGACTGCTACTGGTGTTATCTTTAGTGTTCTGGCTATTTGGCTTATTGATTGGGGTCGAGTAGCGATGTCTTGGAGGATTTTTATGCGGGTTTCGCTGGCTAAGGCTTTTGCTTTCTTTGGGTCGGTGACTAGTTGGATTTTGGGTTGCATCGCGGTTCTCCTATTAAATGAATGTTTAAAAGAAGTTCCCAATTAAACGTTTCCCTAAAAGGAGACACAAAAATGCAAAACCAAACCAACAAAACTTTCAACCACTACCTACTATTTTGGTCAGGTCAAATAACCTCTACACTAGGTTCATCAATCGTACAATTTGTCATCATATGGTGGATAACCCTCCAAACGCAAAGCGGCATCTACCTCTCCTTGGCGGCGTTTCTGGGTCTAATGCCTGTTATACTATTGAGTCCCTTCGCTGGCGTGCTCATCGACCGATGGAACCGCAAAGCCCTAATCGCAATTGCAGACTCCGCACAGGCAATAGCTACATTTGCACTTATCATTCTGTTCTGGCTAGGGTTGGCGTCGGTTTGGAGTGTCCTTGTAATTCTTGCGGTTCGTGGCGTCTGCCAAGCATTCCATTCTCCAGCAGTCATCGCAGTTACCCCCTCAATGGTTCCCGTTGACAAGTTAAGTCGCATAAACGGACTCAGCTTCTTCTTTTCGGGAACAGTAAACTTGGTCGGTCCCGTGTTAGCGGCGTTGCTGTTGTCATTTTGGAGCCTCAACCAGATTCTTTGGGTCGACATCGCAACCTTCGCAGTCGCCATCGCCCCGTTATTAGCAATAAAAATTCCCTCTGTAGCCCAATCAAACGCAACTCATCCTTCCTTTAAGGCGGATTTCAAACGGGGTTTTGTCCACATAAAAAGCCACCGTGGCTTTTTGCCTCTAATACTGCTTTCAATGCTGCTTAATTTGCTGATTACGCCTCTAACAACGCTTCTGCCTTACTTTATCAAATTTGATCACTTCGGCAGTGTTTCTGATTTAGCGTTGATAGAGGCAACCTTCGAGGGCGGCATTCTTGCTGGCGGGTTGATAATGTCGATGATTGTTGGTTTTAAGAGAAAAGCCCTCGTAATGGCTGTTTCATTTTACGCTATCTTCTTTGGGTATCTGCTGTTTGCCCTTGCGCCAACAGGTTTTTTCCTATTTATGGCTGTGACCAGTTTGATGGCGGCTGTCTGTGTTCCTATCGTTAACGTGGTAGTGGCAACTATTATCCAAACGGTTATTCCATTAGATATGCAGGGTCGGGTTAACTCTGTTAATTTGTCATTGGCTACTGCGGCAGCGCCCATCGGCATAATCGCGTCCGGGGTGCTTGTGACTTTTGTTGCAACTAACGTTCTCTTCGCCGTATGTGCCATCACGGGTTTAGTGGCGGTTACGTTGGTGTGGATGTTTACGGATATACGGAGTGTAGAAAGAATGGAGTTACCGCAACAGAATTTGAGTGTGTAGTGCTCCGGCCGGGATTTGGACCCGGGTCGCCGACTCGAAAGGCCGGCATACTTGGCCGGACTATACTACCGGAGCACAACTATGGAAAGCACAACCAAAATACAACTTCACTCGAATAAACCTTACCCTTCTATTACAAGTTGACAATGCAGTTTTCAGCGATTTT includes:
- a CDS encoding MucR family transcriptional regulator, giving the protein MEKNASLPNRSVYPKAPPVPEEPTDTVPHGELVCEICGKVFKTHSQLDRHLENMHGTPEKTHTAPHL
- a CDS encoding MFS transporter is translated as MQNQTNKTFNHYLLFWSGQITSTLGSSIVQFVIIWWITLQTQSGIYLSLAAFLGLMPVILLSPFAGVLIDRWNRKALIAIADSAQAIATFALIILFWLGLASVWSVLVILAVRGVCQAFHSPAVIAVTPSMVPVDKLSRINGLSFFFSGTVNLVGPVLAALLLSFWSLNQILWVDIATFAVAIAPLLAIKIPSVAQSNATHPSFKADFKRGFVHIKSHRGFLPLILLSMLLNLLITPLTTLLPYFIKFDHFGSVSDLALIEATFEGGILAGGLIMSMIVGFKRKALVMAVSFYAIFFGYLLFALAPTGFFLFMAVTSLMAAVCVPIVNVVVATIIQTVIPLDMQGRVNSVNLSLATAAAPIGIIASGVLVTFVATNVLFAVCAITGLVAVTLVWMFTDIRSVERMELPQQNLSV
- a CDS encoding DUF996 domain-containing protein, with the protein product MSNLESNKTMAMIGSILLIIGGIPFVPYLGVLSLVGVILLLMAFKGFSQSYQDPAMYSNALRGFIYYIIAAIVLAVSVALLWASIASFATIFLIGLGLIGIVGFFVALVVAFIFYVMAAKRLRTSLNALSQKTGEKSFETAGTLLYWGAILTIILIGGILIFIAWIFATIGFFSMKTTGQQQQYSQQPYGYTPPPPPPPPTEQPASAARFCSNCGASIQSGVTFCPSCGKQQSP
- a CDS encoding winged helix-turn-helix domain-containing protein, giving the protein MQPKIQLVTDPKKAKALASETRIKILQDIATRPQSISQIARTLKITPVAVLYHIKKLEAAGFIKLASTKVVNNNLTEKFYEVTTSSYLVALSTEDLPVRGPVPPKKQATKQILGVGEPEVEKLFSILGLTYSAEAKAQVFKDTIALLEAAIEEAGVAYRDILGQMNLKLAPTDRLKIEYGAQAAIPITLDRLLDKPESLQKFRSIIRSVHHQNEN